The following are encoded together in the Pseudoalteromonas piscicida genome:
- the galE gene encoding UDP-glucose 4-epimerase GalE has protein sequence MTILVTGGAGYIGSHTVLELLQQGKKVVVVDNLSNSQQTSLHRVAEIVGKEAVFHQGDILDKAFLDSVFAQYDIDEVIHFAGLKAVGESVQKPIEYYQNNVQGTLTLLDAMRDANVFKLVFSSSATVYGDPASLPIREDFPVGGTTNPYGTSKLMVEMVLQDVAKSDPRWAFAILRYFNPVGAHESGLIGEDPNGIPNNLLPYISQVAVGKLASLGVFGNDYDTKDGTGVRDYIHVVDLAIGHLKALEKIAVAAGTHIYNLGTGNGYSVLEMVTAFEKAAGKAIPYDIKPRRDGDIAACYAAPEKAKSELGWHAERGLDAMMQDTWRWQSNNPNGYK, from the coding sequence ATGACGATTCTCGTAACAGGTGGCGCAGGCTATATTGGCTCTCACACTGTATTAGAGCTGCTACAGCAAGGCAAAAAGGTAGTGGTCGTAGATAATCTAAGCAATTCTCAGCAGACTTCATTACATAGAGTCGCTGAGATCGTAGGAAAGGAAGCTGTATTCCATCAAGGTGATATTCTTGATAAGGCATTTCTTGATAGTGTATTTGCACAATATGATATTGATGAAGTGATCCACTTTGCAGGCTTAAAAGCCGTAGGAGAGTCGGTTCAAAAGCCAATCGAGTATTATCAAAACAACGTCCAAGGTACGTTGACGCTGCTTGATGCGATGCGTGACGCCAATGTATTTAAGCTAGTTTTTAGCTCGTCAGCGACGGTATATGGAGATCCTGCCAGCCTTCCTATTCGTGAAGATTTCCCAGTTGGTGGCACAACCAACCCTTATGGTACGTCAAAGCTGATGGTTGAAATGGTACTACAGGATGTCGCTAAATCAGACCCGCGTTGGGCCTTTGCTATTTTGCGTTACTTTAACCCGGTTGGCGCACACGAGTCGGGGTTAATTGGTGAAGATCCAAATGGTATTCCCAATAACTTACTGCCCTACATCTCACAGGTTGCTGTTGGTAAACTGGCGAGTTTAGGCGTCTTTGGTAACGACTATGACACCAAAGACGGCACGGGCGTGAGAGATTACATTCATGTGGTTGACCTTGCTATTGGCCATTTAAAAGCACTTGAGAAAATCGCAGTAGCAGCAGGCACGCATATCTATAACTTAGGTACCGGCAATGGCTACTCGGTACTAGAGATGGTTACCGCGTTTGAAAAGGCAGCGGGCAAAGCTATACCCTATGACATTAAACCGCGTCGCGATGGCGACATTGCCGCCTGTTATGCTGCGCCTGAAAAAGCCAAATCTGAATTAGGCTGGCATGCAGAGCGTGGATTGGATGCCATGATGCAAGATACATGGCGCTGGCAAAGCAATAATCCAAATGGGTATAAATAA
- a CDS encoding phosphoribulokinase, with protein MSDKHPIIAITGSSGAGTTTTTSAIKHIFRSLNTKAAYVEGDSFHRYTRPEMDKLRREALQEGRHISYFGEEANDFGALESLFKSYGETGNGKVRRYLHTFDDAVPFNQLPGTFTPYQELEQNTDMLFYEGLHGGVVTQEYDVASNVDLLIGMVPIINLEWIQKLIRDTNERGHSKEAVMTSIVRSMDDYINHITPQFSRTHINFQRVPTVDTSNPFSAKDIPSLDESFVVIRFRGIEDVNFPYYLQMIEGSFMSRVNTLVVPGGKMGLAMELVLTPLIKELLVKKRALENMAPVDLPI; from the coding sequence ATGTCAGACAAACACCCTATTATCGCGATTACTGGTAGTTCAGGCGCAGGCACTACAACAACGACAAGCGCGATAAAACACATATTCCGCAGTCTTAATACCAAAGCCGCCTATGTCGAAGGCGATAGCTTTCATCGCTACACTCGCCCTGAAATGGATAAATTGCGTCGCGAAGCGCTGCAAGAAGGTAGGCACATTAGCTACTTTGGTGAAGAAGCCAATGACTTCGGCGCATTAGAAAGTCTGTTCAAAAGCTATGGCGAAACCGGCAATGGCAAAGTCCGTCGCTACCTTCATACGTTTGACGATGCCGTGCCATTTAATCAGCTACCGGGCACTTTTACCCCTTATCAAGAACTAGAACAAAACACCGATATGCTGTTTTATGAGGGGCTGCACGGTGGCGTTGTTACACAGGAATATGATGTTGCCAGCAACGTTGATTTATTGATTGGCATGGTGCCTATCATCAACCTTGAGTGGATCCAAAAGCTCATTCGCGATACCAATGAACGCGGCCACTCCAAAGAAGCGGTAATGACGTCCATTGTGCGCTCAATGGATGACTATATTAATCACATTACTCCCCAGTTTTCTCGCACGCATATTAACTTTCAACGTGTGCCCACCGTGGATACATCTAACCCATTCAGTGCTAAAGACATACCATCATTAGACGAAAGCTTTGTGGTTATTCGCTTTCGTGGCATCGAAGATGTTAACTTCCCTTACTACTTACAAATGATCGAAGGCAGCTTTATGTCTCGTGTAAACACCTTAGTTGTGCCGGGTGGAAAAATGGGATTGGCGATGGAGTTGGTACTGACTCCCCTTATCAAAGAATTATTAGTAAAGAAACGCGCCCTTGAGAATATGGCGCCAGTCGATTTACCGATTTAA
- the yjjX gene encoding inosine/xanthosine triphosphatase, with translation MDVLTILVGSKNPVKINAAKTIFAQYFPNVKIDCQGISAPSLVADQPLGEHATREGAENRVTYLQQHHQADFYCAMEGGAAKFEYGAATFAYVVIADNRRTSVGRSCNLPLPASVYTRLEQGEELGHVMDDLFNTTNIKQQGGAIGLLTNHLATRESSYTQALLLAMAPFNHPEMYL, from the coding sequence ATGGACGTGCTTACCATTTTAGTGGGGTCTAAAAACCCAGTAAAAATCAATGCTGCAAAAACCATCTTTGCGCAGTACTTTCCCAATGTAAAAATTGACTGTCAGGGTATCTCAGCGCCGAGTCTCGTTGCGGATCAGCCTTTAGGTGAACATGCCACCCGCGAAGGCGCAGAGAACCGTGTTACTTACCTACAGCAACATCATCAAGCCGATTTTTATTGTGCCATGGAAGGAGGCGCTGCCAAATTTGAATACGGTGCAGCTACTTTCGCTTATGTCGTCATTGCAGATAACCGTCGTACGAGTGTCGGTCGTAGTTGTAACTTGCCTCTACCAGCATCGGTCTACACACGCCTTGAACAAGGTGAAGAGCTAGGGCATGTAATGGATGACCTGTTCAACACCACTAATATCAAGCAACAAGGCGGTGCTATCGGTTTACTAACCAACCATCTTGCCACCAGAGAAAGTAGTTACACGCAAGCCTTATTGCTCGCGATGGCGCCCTTTAATCACCCAGAGATGTATTTATAA
- the yjjG gene encoding pyrimidine 5'-nucleotidase — MSNYTHILFDADETLFSFNAKLGLQTLFTQYDVVFTDEDYEEYNSLNAPLWVQYQNGEIDAKTLQVTRFSRWAEKLDIAPETLNAGFLAAMAEICQPLPGAKALLDSLKGQCTLAIITNGFAALQQKRLEHTGLVDRFSEVVISELVGKAKPDPSIFAHTLALLGNPDKSKVLMVGDTPASDILGANRFGIDSCWLKHDGKVCPDHIKPTYTVESLRELQAILMG, encoded by the coding sequence ATGTCGAACTACACACATATTTTATTTGATGCTGACGAAACCTTATTTAGCTTTAATGCCAAACTTGGATTACAAACGCTGTTTACTCAATATGACGTTGTGTTCACTGACGAGGACTACGAAGAATATAACAGCTTAAATGCGCCACTTTGGGTGCAGTATCAAAATGGTGAGATTGACGCAAAAACACTTCAGGTAACGCGCTTTAGTCGCTGGGCTGAAAAACTCGATATCGCACCTGAAACACTCAATGCGGGATTCTTGGCAGCGATGGCAGAAATTTGCCAACCGTTACCAGGGGCTAAAGCCTTGCTCGACAGCCTGAAAGGCCAATGTACTTTGGCTATTATTACCAACGGATTTGCCGCGCTTCAGCAAAAACGCTTAGAGCACACAGGCCTTGTGGATCGTTTTTCTGAGGTGGTGATCTCTGAGTTGGTGGGTAAAGCCAAACCAGATCCGAGTATTTTTGCGCATACGTTAGCGCTGTTGGGAAACCCCGACAAATCCAAAGTATTAATGGTTGGCGACACACCAGCAAGTGACATTCTAGGCGCAAACCGCTTTGGGATTGATAGCTGTTGGTTAAAGCATGATGGCAAAGTCTGCCCTGACCATATCAAGCCAACCTATACCGTAGAGTCTCTGAGAGAGTTGCAAGCGATTTTAATGGGGTAA
- the rlmB gene encoding 23S rRNA (guanosine(2251)-2'-O)-methyltransferase RlmB has translation MSNELIFGFHSIEAILNNAPERFLEIYALKGREDQRLNQVVNDARKFGISVQFMQRKALDNKANGEQHQGIIANVKAARAYNEKDLDEIIQRETTPFFLVLDGVTDPHNLGACLRSADAAGVHGVIVPKDKSAKLNGTARKVACGAAETVPLIQVTNLARTLRDIKEAGVWVVGTAGETDTAVFDANLTGPMAIVMGAEGDGMRRLTREHCDELVKIPMVGSVSSLNVSVATGVCLFEVLRQRSAL, from the coding sequence GTGAGTAACGAATTAATTTTTGGCTTTCATTCAATCGAAGCCATTTTGAATAACGCGCCGGAGCGCTTTTTAGAAATTTATGCACTAAAGGGACGTGAAGATCAGCGTTTAAATCAAGTCGTAAACGATGCCCGTAAGTTTGGTATTTCAGTGCAGTTTATGCAGCGTAAAGCGCTTGATAATAAAGCGAATGGTGAGCAACATCAGGGCATTATTGCCAATGTTAAAGCGGCGCGCGCATACAATGAAAAAGATCTTGATGAGATCATTCAAAGAGAAACTACACCATTTTTCTTGGTACTTGATGGGGTAACGGATCCTCATAACTTAGGTGCATGTCTGCGTAGTGCGGATGCAGCAGGTGTACATGGTGTGATCGTACCAAAGGATAAGTCTGCAAAGCTAAACGGCACTGCAAGAAAAGTAGCGTGTGGCGCTGCAGAAACAGTTCCGCTTATCCAAGTAACCAATCTTGCTCGTACATTGCGTGATATTAAAGAAGCCGGTGTGTGGGTTGTGGGTACGGCAGGTGAAACCGATACAGCAGTTTTTGATGCAAACCTGACTGGGCCTATGGCCATTGTAATGGGCGCCGAAGGCGATGGCATGCGCCGTTTAACTCGAGAGCATTGCGATGAGCTGGTTAAGATCCCGATGGTAGGTAGCGTGTCTAGCTTAAATGTATCGGTTGCGACCGGTGTTTGTCTATTTGAAGTGTTAAGGCAGCGCTCAGCACTTTAA
- the rnr gene encoding ribonuclease R translates to MPKQDPYLDREQQKYDNPVPSREFILEHIKSAAKPPSFSQLCNDLKVQDEERQIALKRRLRAMERDGQLHFNKFKCYTIPSDDGLVKGRVVGHRDGFGFLEVEGEPKDWFITKYQMERVLHGDWVLAKAGSRGSGGKVEARIVRVLEKERAPVVGRYFVEFGMAVVVPEDPRITQDIIIVPGQENGARHNQMVQVEITQSPSKQMNAMGKVLEVLGDHMAPGMEIEVALRNHDIPHEWPSEVEAQVANLGEFVEESAKQGRVDLRDLPLVTIDGEDARDFDDAVYCERKKSGGWRLWVAIADVSHYVGKGTALDKEAIERGNSVYFPEQVVPMLPKVLSNGLCSLNPKVDRLCMVAEMTVSEAGRLSGYRFYEAVMNSHARLTYTKVHAILQGDEKLRADYQPVVPHLTELHNMYMALKAARQERGAIEFETLETRFVFNAHRKIDSIVPVVRNDAHKLIEECMILANVSAAKLLEKHEAHSLYRVHDEPDPERLSQFRQFLQDLGIESQLPNDPSPEELTQALESLGDRPEKELIQTMLLRSMKQAVYQPENIGHFGLALKAYAHFTSPIRRYPDLVVHRAIKGILQQQQQPVSGAYIYNEDEVKQLGEQCSMTERRADDATREVADWLKCEFMQDHVGDEFTGVISSVTNFGLFVRLDDLQIDGMIHVSNLGHEYFHFDGAKQCLIGEHSRTVFRLGDKLTVVVASVSLDDRRINLALAEEGQQDRYARRRRSPKSTASSVREQLKTGKIPGAKRRDGETSGRDKDKGDDKAKKRKRTTPKGELKQAKKAGTLKSKKKSTSKKAKAAKGKAKRPGKNERSRSKKAQ, encoded by the coding sequence ATGCCAAAACAGGATCCCTATCTCGATAGAGAACAGCAAAAATACGACAATCCAGTACCTAGTCGCGAATTTATCTTAGAACACATTAAAAGCGCGGCCAAACCACCTTCTTTCTCTCAATTGTGTAACGATTTAAAAGTGCAAGACGAAGAACGTCAAATTGCGCTTAAACGTCGCTTGCGTGCAATGGAGCGAGATGGTCAGCTGCACTTCAATAAATTTAAGTGTTACACCATTCCAAGTGATGATGGTCTAGTCAAAGGCCGCGTTGTTGGGCATCGTGACGGCTTTGGCTTTTTAGAAGTGGAAGGCGAACCCAAAGATTGGTTTATCACTAAGTATCAAATGGAGCGCGTGCTGCATGGCGATTGGGTGTTAGCGAAGGCTGGCAGTCGAGGCTCAGGTGGTAAGGTGGAAGCGCGCATTGTGCGGGTACTTGAAAAAGAGCGTGCGCCAGTCGTCGGTCGTTATTTTGTTGAGTTTGGCATGGCAGTCGTGGTGCCAGAAGACCCTCGCATTACTCAGGATATCATCATCGTACCTGGCCAAGAAAATGGCGCTCGCCATAATCAAATGGTGCAGGTAGAGATCACTCAAAGCCCAAGCAAGCAAATGAATGCAATGGGTAAAGTACTTGAAGTGCTGGGCGATCATATGGCGCCGGGTATGGAAATTGAGGTGGCACTTCGCAATCATGATATCCCTCATGAGTGGCCGAGTGAAGTAGAAGCACAAGTGGCAAACCTTGGTGAGTTTGTTGAAGAGTCTGCCAAGCAAGGCCGTGTTGACCTGCGCGATTTACCGTTAGTGACCATTGACGGTGAAGACGCCCGTGACTTTGATGACGCCGTATATTGTGAGCGTAAAAAGTCAGGTGGTTGGCGTTTATGGGTTGCTATTGCGGATGTGTCTCATTATGTCGGCAAAGGCACAGCGCTTGACAAAGAAGCGATTGAGCGTGGTAACTCAGTGTATTTTCCTGAGCAAGTTGTGCCAATGCTACCTAAGGTGCTATCGAACGGTTTATGTTCATTGAATCCAAAAGTAGATCGCTTGTGTATGGTCGCGGAAATGACCGTGTCTGAAGCGGGTCGTTTGTCTGGCTACCGTTTTTACGAAGCTGTGATGAACTCTCACGCTCGCCTTACTTACACCAAAGTCCATGCGATTTTACAAGGTGACGAAAAGCTCAGAGCGGATTATCAGCCAGTTGTGCCTCATCTAACTGAGCTCCATAACATGTATATGGCGCTGAAGGCTGCAAGGCAGGAGCGTGGTGCAATTGAGTTTGAAACCCTAGAAACGCGCTTTGTATTTAATGCTCATCGAAAAATTGATTCTATCGTGCCTGTGGTTCGCAATGATGCTCACAAGCTAATTGAAGAATGTATGATCTTGGCGAACGTGTCAGCAGCAAAGCTGTTGGAAAAACACGAAGCCCATAGCTTGTACCGTGTTCATGATGAGCCAGATCCTGAAAGATTGAGCCAATTTAGACAATTCTTGCAAGACTTGGGTATCGAAAGCCAATTACCTAACGATCCGTCGCCAGAGGAATTGACCCAAGCGCTTGAGTCATTGGGTGATCGCCCTGAAAAAGAATTGATCCAGACCATGTTACTGCGCTCAATGAAGCAAGCGGTATATCAGCCAGAAAATATTGGCCACTTTGGTTTGGCATTAAAAGCCTATGCACACTTTACCTCACCTATTCGCCGTTATCCGGATCTGGTGGTGCACCGCGCAATCAAAGGCATTTTACAGCAGCAACAACAGCCTGTGAGTGGCGCTTATATCTATAACGAAGATGAAGTGAAACAACTGGGCGAGCAGTGCTCGATGACAGAGCGCCGCGCTGATGACGCCACTCGTGAAGTCGCGGATTGGCTTAAATGTGAATTTATGCAAGACCATGTCGGCGATGAATTTACAGGTGTGATCTCCTCTGTCACCAACTTTGGATTATTTGTGAGACTAGACGACTTACAGATTGACGGAATGATCCATGTGAGCAATTTAGGGCATGAGTACTTCCACTTTGATGGTGCAAAGCAATGTCTGATTGGCGAGCATAGTCGCACGGTGTTTAGACTCGGCGATAAACTTACTGTTGTGGTTGCTTCAGTCAGCTTGGACGATCGTCGCATCAATTTAGCCTTAGCTGAAGAAGGTCAGCAAGACAGGTATGCAAGGCGTCGAAGATCTCCAAAAAGTACAGCAAGTAGTGTTCGTGAGCAGCTAAAAACGGGTAAAATCCCGGGAGCTAAGCGCCGTGACGGTGAAACGTCTGGTCGCGACAAAGATAAAGGCGATGACAAAGCTAAAAAGCGCAAAAGAACGACCCCTAAGGGTGAGCTCAAACAGGCGAAAAAGGCAGGCACGCTGAAGTCGAAGAAGAAATCGACGAGTAAAAAAGCCAAAGCGGCAAAGGGCAAAGCAAAACGCCCAGGTAAAAACGAAAGAAGTCGTAGTAAAAAAGCGCAATAG
- a CDS encoding OmpA family protein — protein MTKTFSFHPLMVGMLLTFPTVSIAGVANSSASHRIIEPGSNTERVLVQKYFVLHALSSPKPQTHKQMVLEQTKQSDEFIKDSAIRFVSGKHYLTGSTRAEMDRIIGLLANKQALKLHFIGHADNQRLSANAKKIYRDNQDLSEHRAQVVADFFQQQLGLDPSAITTEGRSSNDPVASNATLEGMARNRRVEVIAVYMEERQVQQATHLPVPMRENLCGQSSTLSQGMSITLDGNPFTTENMTSNADVQRCADIALDQMELQLKYDPLNVLPQLNVQHALTQLDDNLILHLKAFSNYQTFIDYAEVHILAPDGQKILEKVPLNKGLTGQWQLPANMLGMSLRYKLRVYDNHGHFDETALKYIDFRPQYAVEQSKVDAYLMTGFARSTLKTQNIKLAGGTLTLYGEKVPLDHHVYFLGRPISLTRERKFVHQQIVHTGFHRAEVAVLDNEGNGQLIHRDLEIQETDWFYVAMADLTVGQNKHNGSLDLVGDTHNQDGNLFSEARLAAYVTGKWRDEYKVTAKIDTQEQPLNRLLSGLHEKDPRSLFRRLEESQHPAEYGDDSQVVDDAPSNGKVYLKVAKDKSHIMWGNFHTQINNTDLARVERGLYGLSGQFNSQASTDFGAQQSVASVFVAQAETLPAYESHRATGGSLYYLEHQDIVQGSEQLSIEIRDKITGLVLVRRTLSPGQDYDIDALQGRVLLSRPVSSFEQDDLLIRTATMDANPVFIVAQYEYTPGFEELDNLTYGGRFSRWFNDQIRLGTTYSKQQLDSHDDTLVGIDATYRFSESAYITTEIVQTEGLAELSNSFTGGLDFSTTASSKQVTTAKAKRVEAVFALRDIGLEQEGNVETYWQHNDAGFAATGQVTQNEIRTSGVKLAWQLDESAVLTLKADEKEAKGQVKEVAAEVNASYQYSDSWLVETGLRINDKEQSIELSEHNLDDGVRADVAIQLSYQTTPDWKLYGFVQGTLESDPQRRSNNRVGVGGDLAVTENISLSGEISEGNLGEAGKFGISYDYQENSQLYMSYRSDPDGQDLLSSGEQQNWITGAKHRFNDSTSVYAEQVWQQQRDQTGLTHAYGIDHQLSERWQTGLSFETGRLESPDDTIERDVTGISLAYHGHVIRWTGSLEYRQDDASNSDTSAWLTRQNITAKFSQDWRSQLRLDWAKSDGSKEAEEGALDSQFTEAQFGIAYRPVEHSPWSGLASFTFLEDLAPAAQLSRTGSADTPQQRSRVWALDVDYRVNHQWTVGTKLAQRNGALRLRSEGSTWFNSTASLQVLRADYHLPHQWDVTAQWRRLSVDTAQDERQGALFAVHKHVGEHMKVGVGYNFTHFSDDLTDLSYDSKGWFLNIVGKF, from the coding sequence ATGACTAAGACGTTTTCTTTCCACCCCCTGATGGTAGGGATGTTACTTACTTTTCCAACAGTATCTATCGCTGGTGTGGCTAATAGCTCGGCATCACATCGTATTATTGAACCTGGAAGCAACACCGAACGTGTCCTTGTACAAAAGTATTTTGTACTGCATGCGCTTTCTAGTCCAAAACCACAAACGCACAAGCAGATGGTACTGGAACAGACTAAGCAGAGCGATGAATTTATTAAAGATTCTGCCATTCGGTTTGTATCAGGTAAGCATTATCTAACCGGGTCAACACGCGCAGAAATGGATAGAATTATCGGTTTGTTGGCGAATAAACAAGCACTAAAATTACACTTTATTGGTCATGCTGATAATCAAAGGCTGAGTGCCAACGCGAAAAAGATCTACCGCGACAACCAAGATCTCTCTGAGCATCGAGCGCAAGTTGTTGCTGACTTTTTTCAACAACAACTCGGGTTAGACCCAAGTGCTATCACAACGGAGGGACGATCAAGTAACGATCCGGTTGCAAGTAATGCAACTCTTGAGGGGATGGCACGAAATCGTCGTGTTGAAGTGATTGCTGTATATATGGAGGAGCGACAAGTCCAGCAAGCCACGCATCTACCGGTTCCTATGAGAGAAAATCTCTGTGGACAGTCTAGTACTTTGTCACAAGGTATGAGTATTACCCTTGATGGAAACCCCTTTACGACTGAGAATATGACTTCCAATGCTGATGTACAGCGATGCGCAGACATCGCACTTGACCAGATGGAGTTGCAACTCAAGTATGATCCATTAAATGTATTGCCGCAGTTAAATGTACAACATGCCTTGACGCAATTAGATGATAACTTAATCCTTCATTTGAAGGCGTTTAGTAATTACCAAACCTTTATTGACTATGCGGAAGTGCACATTCTCGCACCGGATGGTCAAAAGATACTAGAAAAAGTACCGTTAAACAAAGGGTTGACTGGTCAGTGGCAATTACCCGCAAACATGTTGGGAATGAGCCTGCGATACAAACTTAGAGTGTATGACAATCACGGTCACTTTGATGAAACGGCATTGAAGTATATTGATTTTCGACCACAATATGCTGTTGAGCAAAGTAAAGTTGATGCGTATTTGATGACGGGATTTGCCCGCTCTACACTTAAAACGCAAAATATCAAACTAGCTGGTGGTACGCTTACGCTGTATGGTGAAAAGGTACCTCTAGACCACCACGTTTACTTTTTAGGTCGGCCCATTAGTCTTACCCGAGAACGAAAGTTTGTTCATCAGCAAATCGTGCATACCGGCTTTCATCGTGCTGAAGTTGCAGTATTAGATAATGAAGGCAATGGCCAGTTGATCCATCGCGATCTTGAGATCCAAGAAACGGATTGGTTTTATGTTGCAATGGCCGATCTCACGGTAGGGCAAAATAAACATAACGGCTCACTAGATTTAGTTGGTGATACTCATAACCAAGATGGCAACCTCTTTTCAGAAGCGAGGTTAGCGGCTTACGTTACTGGTAAGTGGCGAGATGAGTACAAGGTAACGGCAAAAATTGATACCCAAGAGCAGCCTCTTAACCGATTACTCTCTGGCTTACACGAAAAAGATCCCCGTAGCCTATTTAGACGCTTAGAAGAAAGCCAGCACCCTGCCGAATATGGTGATGATAGCCAAGTTGTCGATGATGCGCCAAGTAATGGCAAAGTCTATTTAAAAGTGGCGAAAGATAAGTCTCACATAATGTGGGGTAACTTCCACACTCAGATTAATAATACCGATTTAGCGCGTGTTGAGCGTGGCTTATATGGTTTATCTGGTCAATTCAATAGCCAAGCCAGCACTGATTTTGGAGCGCAACAGAGTGTCGCTTCTGTTTTTGTGGCACAAGCTGAGACTCTTCCTGCTTATGAGTCTCATCGTGCGACGGGAGGCTCGCTTTATTACTTAGAGCATCAAGATATTGTTCAAGGTTCAGAGCAACTCTCAATAGAAATTAGAGACAAGATAACGGGCCTTGTATTGGTTAGACGTACGCTTTCTCCGGGGCAAGACTATGATATTGATGCCTTGCAAGGACGGGTGCTGTTGTCTCGACCGGTGTCTTCATTTGAGCAAGATGACCTATTGATACGCACAGCAACGATGGATGCTAATCCGGTATTTATCGTGGCCCAATATGAATATACACCTGGTTTTGAAGAGCTGGATAACCTCACTTATGGTGGACGTTTTAGTCGTTGGTTTAACGATCAAATACGCTTAGGCACAACTTATAGTAAGCAGCAATTAGATAGCCACGATGATACCTTGGTTGGCATTGATGCAACGTACAGATTTAGTGAAAGTGCGTATATCACAACCGAAATCGTACAAACAGAAGGATTGGCGGAATTAAGTAACAGTTTTACCGGTGGTTTAGACTTCTCGACCACAGCAAGTTCAAAACAAGTGACAACGGCAAAGGCTAAGCGAGTTGAAGCGGTATTTGCACTAAGAGATATAGGGCTTGAACAAGAAGGAAATGTTGAAACTTACTGGCAGCATAACGATGCTGGCTTTGCTGCAACGGGCCAAGTTACGCAGAATGAAATACGCACATCAGGTGTGAAGCTAGCTTGGCAACTTGATGAAAGTGCAGTTTTAACGCTAAAAGCAGATGAAAAAGAAGCAAAGGGCCAAGTTAAAGAAGTGGCAGCAGAAGTTAATGCCAGCTATCAATATTCAGATTCATGGCTGGTAGAAACGGGGCTAAGGATAAACGATAAGGAGCAATCTATAGAGTTATCTGAGCACAATCTAGATGATGGAGTTCGAGCTGACGTTGCGATACAGCTAAGCTACCAAACTACCCCAGACTGGAAGTTGTATGGATTCGTGCAGGGGACGCTTGAGTCGGATCCGCAGCGTCGCAGCAATAATAGGGTAGGGGTCGGTGGTGACTTGGCGGTAACAGAAAATATTTCTCTGTCTGGAGAAATCTCTGAGGGTAATTTGGGTGAAGCTGGTAAATTTGGGATCAGCTACGACTACCAAGAAAATAGCCAATTGTATATGAGTTACCGTAGCGATCCCGACGGCCAAGATCTGTTGTCATCTGGTGAGCAGCAAAACTGGATTACAGGTGCAAAGCATCGTTTTAATGACAGTACCAGTGTTTATGCGGAGCAAGTGTGGCAACAACAGCGAGATCAAACTGGGTTGACCCATGCTTATGGGATCGATCATCAACTATCCGAGCGTTGGCAAACTGGTTTGAGTTTTGAAACTGGGCGACTTGAAAGTCCTGACGATACTATTGAACGAGACGTTACCGGTATTTCTTTGGCTTATCACGGCCATGTTATACGTTGGACAGGGTCATTGGAATATCGTCAAGATGATGCCAGCAATAGTGATACGTCAGCTTGGCTGACACGTCAAAATATCACTGCCAAATTTAGCCAAGATTGGCGTTCACAACTGCGCCTAGACTGGGCAAAAAGTGATGGTAGCAAAGAGGCTGAGGAAGGTGCACTTGATAGCCAATTTACTGAAGCACAGTTTGGTATTGCTTATCGCCCCGTTGAGCATAGCCCTTGGTCTGGCCTTGCAAGTTTTACCTTTTTGGAAGATCTCGCCCCCGCTGCACAACTGAGTCGAACAGGCAGTGCCGATACTCCGCAGCAACGCAGTCGAGTATGGGCTTTGGATGTAGATTACCGAGTAAACCATCAATGGACCGTTGGAACCAAGCTTGCCCAGCGTAATGGGGCGTTAAGACTGCGCAGTGAGGGTAGCACATGGTTTAACTCTACTGCGAGCTTGCAAGTACTTCGCGCTGACTATCATTTACCTCATCAGTGGGATGTAACTGCACAGTGGCGTAGATTAAGTGTTGATACCGCGCAGGACGAGCGTCAAGGGGCTTTATTTGCGGTTCACAAACATGTTGGGGAGCATATGAAAGTTGGTGTGGGTTATAACTTCACTCACTTCTCTGATGACTTAACTGATCTAAGCTACGATTCCAAAGGCTGGTTTTTAAATATTGTTGGTAAGTTTTAA